In the Pontibacillus sp. HMF3514 genome, TCAAGAAAGCATTAAACCAAATCTTCAACCAGGGAATGCTATTGCTTTTGCTCATGGGTTCAATGTTCACTTTAGCCAAGTCGTTCCTCCTTCAGACGTCGATGTATTTCTAGTAGCTCCTAAGGGACCTGGACATCTTGTTCGTCGTACTTATGAAGATGGTGGAGGCGTTCCAGCATTATACGGTGTTCTACAAGATGTAACCGGAAATGCTAAGCAACTGGCACTAGCTTATTCACAAGGAATTGGTTCAGCAAGAGCAGGCGTTCTTGAAACAACATTCCAAGAAGAAACAGAAACAGATCTTTTTGGTGAGCAAGCTGTACTTTGTGGAGGACTTACTAGTCTAGTAAAAGCCGGATTTGAAACGTTAACCGAAGCTGGATATCAACCAGAAGTAGCCTACTTTGAATGTTTACATGAAATGAAACTAATCGTTGATTTGATGTACGAAGGTGGATTAGAAAATATGCGTCACTCCATCTCGGATACGGCTCAATGGGGAGATTTCGTTTCTGGTCCTAAAATCGTAGACGCTCAAACAAAAGAGCGTATGAAAGATGTTCTAGAGGATGTGCAATCAGGTGAGTTCGCTAAAAGTTGGATCCTTGAAAACCAAGCAAACCGACCTAAATTTAATGCAGTGAATGCACGAGAAAATCAGCATCCAATTGAACATGTAGGAAGGGAGTTACGAGAGTTAATGCCTTTTGTTAAAAAACCAATCCAACAAAAACAAAAGGATGTGAAAGTCAATGTCACAACTTAAAATTTTCGATACGACGTTAAGAGACGGTGAACAATCTCCTGGAGTTAATCTAAATCAACTAGAAAAACTAGAAATTGCTAAACAGCTTGAGCGTTTCGGTGTAGATCGGATGGAGGCGGGATTCCCCGCTTCCTCTCAAGGTGATTTTAATGCAGTGAAAAAGATTGCTGATACGATTCAACATGCATCTGTTACAGGATTAGCTAGAGCGGTGAAATCGGATATCGATACAGCATGGGAAGCACTAAAGGGAGCCGCAGAACCCCGTCTGCATATTTTTCTAGCTACTTCACCTATTCATATGACGTATAAGCTGAAGCAGACTCCAGAACAAGTCATGGATACGGCTGTAAGTATGGTCTCTTATGCTAAAGAGAAATTTCCGAAAGTGGAATGGTCTGCAGAGGATGCATCAAGGTCAGATTGGAACTTCCTAGCTCGCATTATTGAAAAGGTGATTGATGCAGGAGCTGATGTCATTAACCTACCTGATACAGTTGGATATTCAACACCACATGAATACGGAGAATTATTTAAATATGTTCGTGAAACAGTTCCAAATATTGACCAGGTGAGTCTATCCTGTCATTGCCATAATGACTTAGGAATGGCTGTCGCAAATACGATTGCTGCAGTTGAAAATGGCGCTACCCAAGTGGAAGGTACCATTAATGGAATTGGGGAACGTGCTGGAAATGCAGCTTTGGAAGAAATCGCAGTTGCCCTAAAGATTCGCTCAGACTATTACGATTATTCCACCGATCTACAGCTGGAAGAGATTAAACGTACGAGTGATCTAGTTGCAAGACTAACAGGAATGAATGTTCAAGCAAACAAAGCTGTAACAGGGAATAATGCATTTGCTCATGAGTCAGGCATTCACCAGGATGGGGTTTTAAAGAATGCATCAACTTACGAAATTATAACCCCTGAAATGGTTGGGGTTAAATCCAATTCATTATTCCTAGGGAAACATTCAGGCCGCCATGCATTTGTAGATAAAGTGAAAGAAATGGGCATTGACCTTAGTGAGGATCATATTAAAGAAGCCTTTAAACGATTTAAAGAATTAACTGATCATAAAAAAGAAGTGACAGATGATGATGTATTTACATTATTAATGGAAGTGCAAACAGATTCAGAGCCATTTAATAAATATGAGCTAGAAATGTTTCAGGTTCAGTATGGTACAGCCAATATACCAACTGCCACTGTAAGGTTGAGAAAACCTGAAGGATCAGCCGTTCAGTCAGCACGTACAGGACAAGGTAGTGTTGAAGCCCTATATGAAACTTTAGATGAATTAATCGATGAGGATGTGCAGTTAGTAGATTACCAACTAAGTTCTGTTGGGCGTGGTAAGGATGCTCTAGCTAACTCGCATGTACAACTATTAGTCAATGGAGAAAAGGTAAATGGTAGAGCAACAAAACAAGATGTAGTTGAATCATCTGCTAATGCATTTCTAAATGCCGTAAATCGCTATATCATGCAACAGGTCACATTTGATAGCAAAGAAGTCGTCGAATAACAGGCGTTTTGAGGAGGGTAAACTGTGAACAAACAACTAATAATGCTTCCAGGTGATGGTGTTGGCCCAGAAATTATGGAGTCAGCTAAGGTGGTTCTCAATACAGTAGCTAGTGAATACGGCCATACCTTCACATACCACCAGCATGCTATTGGTGGTGATGCAATAGATCGATATGAAACACCTTTACCGGAAGAAACCATTAATGCATGTCAAAATTCCGATGCTATTCTATTAGGAG is a window encoding:
- a CDS encoding 2-isopropylmalate synthase, which gives rise to MSQLKIFDTTLRDGEQSPGVNLNQLEKLEIAKQLERFGVDRMEAGFPASSQGDFNAVKKIADTIQHASVTGLARAVKSDIDTAWEALKGAAEPRLHIFLATSPIHMTYKLKQTPEQVMDTAVSMVSYAKEKFPKVEWSAEDASRSDWNFLARIIEKVIDAGADVINLPDTVGYSTPHEYGELFKYVRETVPNIDQVSLSCHCHNDLGMAVANTIAAVENGATQVEGTINGIGERAGNAALEEIAVALKIRSDYYDYSTDLQLEEIKRTSDLVARLTGMNVQANKAVTGNNAFAHESGIHQDGVLKNASTYEIITPEMVGVKSNSLFLGKHSGRHAFVDKVKEMGIDLSEDHIKEAFKRFKELTDHKKEVTDDDVFTLLMEVQTDSEPFNKYELEMFQVQYGTANIPTATVRLRKPEGSAVQSARTGQGSVEALYETLDELIDEDVQLVDYQLSSVGRGKDALANSHVQLLVNGEKVNGRATKQDVVESSANAFLNAVNRYIMQQVTFDSKEVVE
- the ilvC gene encoding ketol-acid reductoisomerase, whose protein sequence is MSKVLYEKDIQKEVLLEKKVAVVGYGSQGHAHAQNLRESGYDVVVGLRPGKSQQKAEEDGFTVKPVAEAVSESEVVMVLLPDELQPYIYQESIKPNLQPGNAIAFAHGFNVHFSQVVPPSDVDVFLVAPKGPGHLVRRTYEDGGGVPALYGVLQDVTGNAKQLALAYSQGIGSARAGVLETTFQEETETDLFGEQAVLCGGLTSLVKAGFETLTEAGYQPEVAYFECLHEMKLIVDLMYEGGLENMRHSISDTAQWGDFVSGPKIVDAQTKERMKDVLEDVQSGEFAKSWILENQANRPKFNAVNARENQHPIEHVGRELRELMPFVKKPIQQKQKDVKVNVTT